In one window of Deltaproteobacteria bacterium DNA:
- a CDS encoding epoxide hydrolase, whose product MQKTPFTIAIPESTLTDLRERLSRIRWPNDFANDNWQYGANAAYLKELVAYWRDGYDWRKHETEMNTFANYKVTIEDVPIHFIHEPGKGPKPIPLILTHGWPWTFWDLRKIIRPLADPAAFGGDPADAFDVVVPSLPGYGFSTPLTTPGINFWRTADLWVKLMQDVLGYKKFAAQGGDWGAIVTTQLGHQYPQALIGIHVNLAVALDFITKRSLPAESDYAPDEKKWYARMQEAAPTISSHLAVQTADPQTLAYGMHDSPAALAAWIVERRRNWSDCGGNVEKRFSKDDLLTTLMIYWVTESFVTSVRYYYEARHRPWTPAHNRSPVVEAPTGVAIFPKELLLPPRRWAEQYYNLKHWSIMTAGGHFAHAEEPEQLVKDVRAFFRTLRA is encoded by the coding sequence ATGCAAAAAACTCCATTCACTATCGCGATCCCCGAATCAACCCTTACGGACCTGCGCGAGCGCCTCTCGCGCATACGCTGGCCGAATGATTTTGCCAATGACAATTGGCAGTATGGCGCTAACGCCGCCTACTTGAAAGAACTCGTCGCCTACTGGCGTGACGGCTACGACTGGCGCAAGCACGAAACGGAGATGAACACCTTCGCCAATTATAAGGTCACCATTGAAGATGTGCCTATTCATTTCATTCACGAACCAGGTAAAGGTCCAAAGCCAATCCCGCTTATTCTGACGCATGGGTGGCCGTGGACGTTCTGGGATTTACGCAAAATCATTCGCCCGCTGGCTGACCCTGCGGCGTTTGGTGGCGACCCTGCGGATGCGTTTGATGTCGTTGTGCCATCACTGCCCGGCTACGGCTTTTCTACGCCGCTGACGACACCAGGCATCAACTTCTGGCGCACGGCGGACCTGTGGGTGAAGCTGATGCAAGATGTGCTCGGTTACAAAAAGTTTGCTGCGCAAGGTGGGGATTGGGGAGCAATCGTCACCACGCAACTCGGACATCAATATCCGCAGGCGCTGATCGGCATTCATGTCAATCTTGCTGTGGCGTTAGACTTTATTACCAAGCGCTCACTGCCAGCCGAGAGTGATTACGCCCCTGATGAGAAGAAATGGTATGCGCGTATGCAAGAAGCTGCGCCAACCATCTCAAGTCACCTTGCAGTGCAAACGGCTGATCCACAGACGCTGGCGTATGGCATGCACGATTCACCGGCTGCTTTAGCCGCGTGGATTGTCGAGCGACGACGCAACTGGAGCGACTGTGGTGGCAATGTGGAAAAGCGCTTTTCCAAAGACGACCTGCTTACGACGCTGATGATCTATTGGGTCACAGAGAGTTTTGTGACTTCGGTGCGTTACTACTACGAAGCGCGGCATCGTCCGTGGACCCCGGCGCATAATCGATCGCCGGTGGTCGAAGCCCCGACGGGAGTTGCGATCTTTCCGAAGGAATTGTTACTCCCACCGAGGCGTTGGGCTGAGCAGTATTACAATCTCAAGCACTGGAGCATCATGACCGCAGGTGGTCACTTCGCGCATGCAGAAGAGCCCGAGCAACTCGTGAAAGACGTACGGGCATTTTTCCGGACGCTACGAGCGTAG
- a CDS encoding SMP-30/gluconolactonase/LRE family protein, producing the protein MKNNRRCLIAFAHDIARTSSCQLCTWVCISHTTPFFIAVLPLPAIDSASTSAYVRVRRENMTPQVLTDGLRFPEGPVWGPDGTLYVTEIGGGRITAIAPDGKKRTFAETGGAPNGAALGPDGYLYVTNNGGKNPGYIQRIDPQGKVETLYANCDGQPFQGPNDLVMDAHGGFYFTDPGPLTRDGTKFGHLYYARRDGSSVKRMQYLFLLPNGIALSHDEKTLIVLESLTSRVWGIPIESPGVLGQVDAGARSGAPRSWPISALLTTVPQPAAPDGMCVDEAGNMLICAHNGGVVSVHAPDGKPLSLVTVEDRRLTNCCFGGEDYRTLYITESGLGRVATVRWERAGLKLHDH; encoded by the coding sequence ATGAAGAATAACCGCCGGTGTCTCATAGCGTTTGCGCATGACATCGCAAGAACATCGTCATGTCAACTCTGTACTTGGGTATGCATCTCTCATACGACTCCTTTTTTCATTGCCGTCCTGCCCTTACCTGCGATAGACTCCGCCTCGACATCAGCATATGTACGTGTCAGGAGAGAGAATATGACACCACAAGTTCTCACTGATGGATTACGGTTTCCCGAAGGTCCGGTTTGGGGGCCGGATGGGACACTCTATGTGACGGAAATTGGTGGCGGTCGCATTACCGCGATTGCACCAGATGGGAAGAAACGTACCTTTGCCGAGACTGGCGGTGCTCCGAATGGCGCAGCGCTCGGCCCTGATGGCTATCTCTACGTCACCAATAACGGCGGGAAGAATCCTGGCTATATCCAGCGTATCGATCCACAGGGGAAGGTCGAAACCTTGTATGCCAACTGTGACGGCCAGCCGTTTCAAGGACCGAACGATTTGGTGATGGATGCGCACGGTGGGTTTTACTTCACTGACCCAGGTCCGTTGACGCGTGACGGCACCAAATTTGGTCATCTGTACTACGCGCGCCGCGATGGCAGCTCAGTGAAACGTATGCAGTATCTCTTCCTGTTACCTAATGGCATTGCCTTGAGTCACGATGAGAAGACCCTCATTGTTTTGGAGTCGCTGACCAGCCGCGTGTGGGGCATTCCCATTGAAAGTCCTGGCGTGCTTGGGCAGGTTGACGCTGGCGCACGTTCTGGAGCACCACGCTCCTGGCCAATCTCCGCACTGTTGACCACGGTACCCCAACCCGCAGCGCCGGATGGCATGTGCGTGGATGAAGCGGGAAATATGTTGATTTGTGCGCATAATGGTGGCGTGGTGTCGGTGCATGCGCCTGATGGGAAACCGCTCTCACTGGTTACCGTTGAAGATCGTCGACTTACGAACTGTTGCTTTGGTGGTGAGGATTATCGAACGTTGTACATTACGGAGTCTGGGCTTGGGCGTGTCGCTACAGTGCGCTGGGAGCGGGCTGGGCTTAAACTCCACGATCATTAA
- a CDS encoding rhodanese-like domain-containing protein — protein MLAFPNIEPSCLRILVCILRSHCQNFDTDERSRLKVFVLKPASSEPIQLARRIGQLSVTFLKKKGEVMVKTLCVATALSLFLSLSTQPALAVEETPQRIPGGTMVSAEKAKALYDNGTSFVDTRVASEYAEKHIKGAINVPYKEKFARVSKVDSEDSFNVGGLPLDKNKSLVFYCNGSPCWKSYKGATEAIKAGYTQVHWFRDGIPAWEDKHYPTE, from the coding sequence ATGCTGGCTTTCCCCAATATAGAGCCTTCCTGTTTGCGAATCCTCGTTTGCATACTGCGAAGTCATTGTCAAAATTTTGACACAGATGAGCGCTCTCGACTCAAGGTTTTCGTATTAAAGCCTGCCTCTTCAGAGCCGATTCAACTTGCGAGACGAATTGGCCAACTTTCTGTGACTTTTTTGAAAAAGAAAGGAGAGGTTATGGTGAAAACCTTGTGCGTCGCAACCGCTTTGAGCCTGTTCTTGTCCCTCTCGACTCAGCCTGCGTTGGCTGTTGAGGAGACCCCCCAGAGAATACCTGGAGGCACCATGGTCTCTGCTGAGAAGGCCAAAGCCCTGTATGATAATGGGACTTCCTTTGTCGATACGCGTGTGGCCTCTGAGTACGCGGAAAAACATATCAAAGGGGCAATCAACGTTCCGTATAAAGAGAAGTTCGCTCGGGTGTCGAAAGTTGACTCAGAGGATTCGTTCAATGTCGGCGGACTACCGTTAGACAAGAACAAGTCGTTAGTATTTTATTGCAACGGCTCACCATGCTGGAAAAGCTACAAGGGAGCAACGGAGGCTATCAAAGCCGGGTACACCCAGGTTCACTGGTTTAGGGACGGCATACCTGCCTGGGAAGATAAGCACTATCCAACGGAATAG